CACCTCAGTTTTTTTCAACtttcatttatataaaaatagaaaaaaaactcctgCATAGACTGATGATGTGCTTCTTTCTATTCTCACACTTACTGTAGAATCAGTATCAAATCAGTATCAGCACAATCAGTATAAAATAGTGCTAAAAATAGTAATAAAAACCTTCATTACAGATTGCACAGCTATGTTTCTGTCTTATAGTTGATGCTTGATCTAAACCCCTCAAACCACTGCACTCATCCTGTGGAGTTTTCTCCAAATGGGTTTTCAATTTTATTTGAAAACAGCTGCTAGTGAGTTTAATCTGTAACATTTCTCAGTTGTACTGTATTGTATTATTAGTTAAATAATTGGATGATTAACTAAATTACATAGGTGAgacattttcttgtttttaaatgaaacgAAAGCATTGaggtaaatacatgaaaaaagcTCACTAAAGATAACTGGACCCATAGATAAGTTCCTCTGAACAGCTTCATTATGGCTCGGGAGAAATgtctttaacattaaaatgtctCCTTTTCTCTATTTTTTACAGGACGTGGGCTCAAATAAAGTATGTTTAGTATGTTCATTGTGCAACTTTGGCTTCTTTACCTACATCTGTGTACACTTGACATTTGAGAAATACATGTGCAGTTTACAACACAGTGTGAAAAGAAACCGGACAGGCTAGTTTATAAAAGGAGTCTTTAAACTGAGCAATTTCACAGGTATCAAGTTTACAGATTAGACAGCTTCTTATCTCAAGGAGTTTTTCTTTTCCAACTCAGTGTTTTGGACTTTCAGCAGCTTTCTACTCCCAGGGAATCAATCATTAACCTTGGGCTGATTCTATAAGGCCAGGACATAAATAGGAATCAttttcctccttctttcttcttctctggtagAGACATGGGGAAAGGTTTCTTCATCAACAAAACGGTGGCAATAATCTGTGGTGTTGCTGCCATCGGGGCCGTGGCCACCATCATTGCCCTCTTTGCGGTTTACACTCAGGAGAAGTCCCCGGCACCATGGCAGAGCTACAGACttccagactctctctctcctgtgtctTACAATGTGACCTTGCGGCCCCATCTGGAGCCCAATGCAGACAAACTGTACATCTTCAATGGGCACTCCTCAGTGGTGTTCACATGTGTGAAGGAGACTGACCTCATCCTCATCCACTCCAACGAGCTGAATCTCACCCTGTTTGATGGATTCCATGCCAAGCTGAAGGGCCTGAATGGAGCCACTGCACCCAGCTTGAAAAAGACCTGGCTGGAGGTTCCAACTCAGTACCTGGTGGTCCAGCtcagcagcctgctgcaggccgGCAGCATGTACGAGCTCTTCACGGAGTTTGTTGGAGAGCTGACAGATAACCTGGGAGGATTCTATCGGAGTGAATACATAGAAGATGGGGAGAAAAGGTATATTTTTAACCCtctattcattattatttattatgataACATACGAAATAGAACTCACATCAACCAGAACCTCATGTTAACTTTGGAGCGGGACATCTAAAGTCTCAGTGTGTGGGATTCTAATTATGTGTTGTCTTACTGTGGTGACATCTGCTGGTTGTCTAAGGAATGACACTGTGGGTATGCCTGCTGGGAGTGTAAACTTCTTTTCTGGACACCACATGTGTCCAGAGTGAGTGACAGGTAGTTTATTTCAAAACAACTCCTGGAAGACACTGAAGTGAGTAAGATTAAGGGGTTCTTTCACACCTTCACATGGACCCAATTATTGAATTTTCCactctgcatttttttcagaGTTGTAGCCACAACCCAAATGCAGCCAACAGATGCCAGGAAAGCCTTCCCCTGCTTTGATGAGCCGGCTATGAAAGCTGTCTTCCACATGACTCTCATTCACCCCCAGGACACTGTGGCTCTGTCTAATGCAATGAACTTTGGCAAGTTATTGTTCTATTGTTGTCTTTAGTTgacacacagtgtcacagtctttatttatgattttttaTAGGTACCTATAGGTATAGGTATAGGAATAGGTAACACTGCGGAACTACTTTTGATGCATATATGTAATAAAACTTGTATCATTTATGACAACTGGGAACATAACATATTACTTTGTGTTGTCCTCGTCCATGCAGAGCCCATCAACATCACTATTGAAGGCCAGAAGTTACTCCAGACCAGCTTTGAGCCCACAGAGATCATGTCAACCTACTTGCTGGCTTTTGTTGTATGTGATTTTACATACATTGGGACAAAACCGGGCGCAGAAGTCTTGGTAAGTATTATAAAAGCATACAGTCAGAATCTGATATCATcaagcagttttatttttgtttctgaatTAGACTCTCTGACCTCCACTGTCAAAGTGAACAGCCTAACAATTTTCTGTTACtgtaatattatattatataagaaacacactgaagTTAAAATGGTCTTTACAGTTCTGCTCTACTATAATAGGTCCAAACAGAAAGGTTTGACAGTTTGACTTCTCTTTCCTGAATCATTAATGTTGTTGCTGCACTCGCAGTTTGATATGTGAAGTCATGCATACTTTTATATGCCTTTGCAGATTGattaaatacataaacagaTTATGACATCTTCAACAacgctgccctctgctggacctCAAGCTCAGCTCTCGTTAATCACAGTTTTTTATGTTGTAGATCAGGATCTGGGCTCGTAAGAAGGCCTTAGAGGAAGGCCAAGGAAACTATGCGTTAGAAAAGACTGGACCTATACTGGCGTTCTTTGAAAACTATTACAATTCCTCTTATCCCCTGAAAAAATCAGGTACACACAGCAGACTCAACACAAGCTTACAATGCTTATATTTTTGCTCTTAAGTTTGGATTCCAAACTGACCTTTGCTGACGTCACTAGACCAGATCGCTCTACCTGACTTCAATGCTGGAGCCATGGAGAATTGGGGCCTGATCACCTACAGAGAGACCGCACTCTTATATAATCCTGGAGTGTCGTCTAATGGAGACAAGGAGTGGGTGGCAACAGTCATCTCACATGAACTGGCTCACATGGTAATTCAATGAAATGGTTCCTTCTTACCCAAAAGCAGCTCCCCCATGTAATTGTAATTACGCTGAGAATGAAATGCCTTTGTCCTGTCAGTGGTTTGGGAACTTGGTGACCATGAGGTGGTGGAATGACCTGTGGCTAAATGAAGGGTTTGCCACCTATGTCTCTTATCTTGGATCCAACAATGCAGAGCCAAAGTGGGGTATGGTGAGTGTCATTCTCTTCTGAGATTTTTACACAGCATGAGTTCAAGTTCTTACAAAACACTTTATTGGGACATGTGTGATCCTGATGTTCTTGTTTCTTGTGCCTGTTCGTGCCAGAGTGCCTGAGACCAAAAGTTCTCTTTGTAATTTCCAGAAAGATTTAATAGTTCTGAATGAGATCATTGGTGTGATGGCTGTGGACGCTTTGGCCTACTCCCACCCCCTCTCATCCAATGAGGAGGACATCCTGAAGCCAGAGCACATCAGTGAGCTGTTTGACTCCATCACATACAGCAAGGTGCGGCACAATGGACAACAGAGCACAGGCCAACTCGTAGtaaagtcaaaacaaaaatgagTGCACCGGTCTTGTGAAACTCGTCAGAGCACATCACACTCTCTTTGGAAAAATACAGAATGAATTTACAACTTAATCACAGCTCCATATTAAAAGATGCagtaatatattatatattaactCATATGTCTCACTACAGGGAGCCGCAGTCCTCAGGATGTTGTCAGAGTTTATCACTGAGACCGTCTTTTCCAAAGGACTCCATGTGAGTACTGATTCAGCTGATGGGCATCTAATTGTGGATGTCTAGCAATCTGCACAATTCTTTAAATTTATCTGCATATATCTGCATATTACTTATTTCTTTTACAATAAAAGTTTAACAAATGATTATGTGTGTTGACAGACATACTTAGAGGAGTTCAAGTACAGCAACACAGTCTACAAAGATCTGTGGAGGCACCTGCAGATGGTAAGATCTGATAGTAGCATCAGCATGGCTACAACTTGGTCTACTGACACTACAGCTACTGCAGTAGCTATGTCTACAGTTACCTTATTATTGGTCAGCATTCATAAAAGATTTGTCCGATTAAGACACCCCATTCAGATTCATCATTGAAAAATATCGAGGAAATACGTTACAGTAAAGAGTCACACTATTGTAaagaactattttttttttcaaggcagTGGATAAGGCTGGCATCTCGCTGCCTGAATCTGTGGAGGTCATCATGAACCGCTGGATCCTCCAGATGGGATTTCCATTGGTCACCATCAACACCCAGACAGGAACCATCACTCAGAAACACTTCCTGCTGGATCCAAACTCTGTGGTGGACAGACCTTCAGAGTTCATGTGTGAACCCATTTTTAATGTCTGAATATATGTGGTTATCTCATGCTAAACTCTGTATAATGTGTTTATGCATCCATGTGTCCTGCTGGTTGGATCAGGTATGAGTGGATCGTCCCTATTACGTGGATAAAAACAGGCGGGCCTGAACAACAGTACTGGCTTCTCACCAAAGAAGGTTAGATTTATTAGTGACTACAAACAAGGACACAACGTAAAAATATTGAATAACCTTTAATGTCCATCCGTACAGCTACAAACAGCAACATGTCTCTTGGTGCTGATGAGTGGTTGTTGGCCAACATAAATATGAGAGGCTTCTAC
This portion of the Parambassis ranga chromosome 3, fParRan2.1, whole genome shotgun sequence genome encodes:
- the LOC114433361 gene encoding aminopeptidase Ey-like, with the protein product MGKGFFINKTVAIICGVAAIGAVATIIALFAVYTQEKSPAPWQSYRLPDSLSPVSYNVTLRPHLEPNADKLYIFNGHSSVVFTCVKETDLILIHSNELNLTLFDGFHAKLKGLNGATAPSLKKTWLEVPTQYLVVQLSSLLQAGSMYELFTEFVGELTDNLGGFYRSEYIEDGEKRVVATTQMQPTDARKAFPCFDEPAMKAVFHMTLIHPQDTVALSNAMNFEPINITIEGQKLLQTSFEPTEIMSTYLLAFVVCDFTYIGTKPGAEVLIRIWARKKALEEGQGNYALEKTGPILAFFENYYNSSYPLKKSDQIALPDFNAGAMENWGLITYRETALLYNPGVSSNGDKEWVATVISHELAHMWFGNLVTMRWWNDLWLNEGFATYVSYLGSNNAEPKWGMKDLIVLNEIIGVMAVDALAYSHPLSSNEEDILKPEHISELFDSITYSKGAAVLRMLSEFITETVFSKGLHTYLEEFKYSNTVYKDLWRHLQMAVDKAGISLPESVEVIMNRWILQMGFPLVTINTQTGTITQKHFLLDPNSVVDRPSEFMYEWIVPITWIKTGGPEQQYWLLTKEATNSNMSLGADEWLLANINMRGFYRVNYDSENWERLLAKLSSKHKDIPVINRAQIIDDAFNLARAKVVSTTLALRTTKFLNKEKEYMPWKTASRNLDYFFLMFDRSEVYGPMQAYIKKQVTPLFQYFKNITLNWTKIPENHMDQYNQVNAISLACSTGVKECVALTTGWFKDWMANPSKNNISANLKSTVYCSAIAAGGVAEWEFAWGMYKNATLASEADKLMYALSCTKEPWLLNRYLQYCLDPEKIRKQDATHTIVYIASNPIGQPLAWDFVRSNWGLLFNEYGGGSFSFGRLIDGVTKRFSTEFEYKQLLQFKQDIAGQLGSAAMSLEQVLERTRANMNWVAENQNKVLEWFTTETSSLV